The Microbacterium natoriense genomic interval CCCACCGCAGATCTCGCAGCCGCCGGCGTCAGCATCTGGCTCGACGACCTCTCTCGCGCCCGCATCAACTCCGGCAACCTGACCGAGCTGATCGAGACGCGCAACGTCGTCGGCGTCACCACGAACCCGACGATCTTCGCGAACGCGATCACCAACCCCGACGACACGTCGTACGACGCGCAGGTCACCGAGCTCGCCGCATCCGGCGCGACCGCGGAGGAGGCCGTGTTCGCGGCCACGACGCAGGACGTCGCCGCAGCACTCGACGTGTTCCGTCCCGTCTGGGAGGCGTCGAACCACGTCGACGGCCGCGTCTCGATCGAGGTCTCCCCCGATCTCGCACACGACACCGAGGGCACCGTGGCGCAGGCCAAGGAGCTCTGGGCGAAGGTCGACCGTCCGAACCTGCTTGTCAAGATCCCCGCGACGAAGGCCGGTCTTCCTGCCATCGCCCAGGCGATCGGCGCCGGCATCAGCGTCAACGTCACGCTGATCTTCAGCCTGGAGCGCTACGCCGAGGTCATCGACGCGTACCTGACGGGTCTCGAGACCGCGAAGGCCGCGGGCATCGACCTGTCGACCATCGAATCCGTCGCCTCGTTCTTCGTGTCGCGCGTCGACACCGAGACCGACAAGCGCCTGTCGGCGATCGGCACCCCCGAGGCCGAGGCTCTCAAGAGCAAGGCCGGCCTCGCGAACGCCCGTCTCGCATACGAGCTCTACGAGCAGACCTTCGCGGGCGATCGCGCCAAGGCTCTCCTCGAGGCCGGCGCGAACCTGCAGCGCCCGCTGTGGGCGTCGACCGGCGTGAAGGACCCGGCGCTGCCCGACACGCTCTACGTCACCGAGCTGGTCGCGCAGGGCGTCGTCAACACGATGCCCGAGAAGACGCTCGAGGCCACGTTCGACCACGGCGTGGTCACCGGTGACACCATCACGGGCGGCTACGAGGAGGCTCGCGCGGTCTTCGCCGGACTCGCGGAGCTCGGCATCGACTTCGCCGATGTCACCCAGGTTCTCGAGGACGAGGGCGTCGCCAAGTTCATCGATTCGTGGCACGATCTGCTCACCCAGGTCAAGGAAGGGCTCGAGGCGCAGCGATGACATTCGCGCTGCACGCGTCGGGCGCGGCCAAGGCCGCCATCGACGAGACCGTTCCCGGTCTGGTGCACGACCTCGTGGCCTCCCGCATCACGAACGGCGATGCCACGCTGTGGGGTGCGGATGCCGAGGCCGAGGCCTCCGTCCGGCTCGGGTGGGTCGAAGCCGTTACGGTCTCTCGCCCGCTCGTGGCGGAGATCGTCGCGCTGCGCGAGGAATTCGCTCGGAAGGGCGTCACGCGCGTCGTGCTCGCCGGAATGGGCGGGTCTTCGCTCGCGCCGGAGGTCATCGCGCAGACCGCACGTCTCGAGCTGACGATCCTCGATTCGACTGCTCCTGGGCAGGTGCTCGCGGCCCTCGACGACGGCATCGAGAACACGGTTCTCGTCGTCTCGTCGAAGTCGGGATCCACGATCGAGACCGACTCGCAGCGGCGCACGTTCGAGGCCGCGTTCCGTGATCTCGGGATCGACCCGGTGGAGCGGATCGTGGTCGTCACCGACCCGGGCTCCCCTCTCGACGTGTCGGCGCGAGCAGCTGGCTATCGCGTGTTCAACGCCGATCCGAACGTGGGCGGACGCTATTCCGCGCTCACCGCGTTCGGCCTCGTGCCCTCGGGGCTCGCAGGCGTCGACGTCGCCGAACTCCTCGACGAAGCAGAGGCCTCTCTGCTCGAGGTCGCGGTCGATTCGGCCGAGAACCCTGCCCTGCGTCTCGCCGCCGCCATCGCGGCCACGAGTCCTCGCCGCGACAAGCTGGGGCTCGTCACCGACGGCACGCACATCGAAGGGCTGCCCGACTGGATCGAGCAGCTGATCGCCGAGTCCACCGGCAAGCAGGGCACCGGGATCCTTCCCGTCGTCCTTCTTCCGGTCTCTCCCGAGCTCGACGCCACGCCGACCGATCTGCAGATCGTCAGGCTGGTGGACGACGCGAACGAGTTCCATCTGCGCGAGCAGCACCCCGGTGAGATCCTCGTCTCGGGCACGCTGGGTGCGCAGTTCATCGTGTGGGAGTACGCGACGGCCATCGCCGGTCACCTGCTCGGCATCAACCCCTTCGACCAGCCCGACGTCGAATCGGCGAAGGTCGCAGCCCGCGGTCTGCTCGACGTGCGGCCGGAACCCACGGCACCGGTCTTCGTCGAGAACGGCGTCGAGGTCCGCGTCTCGGATGCCGCCCTCGCAGCGTCGGGAACGGTCGAGGGCGTCCTCGACGCGCTCTGGGCACGTCTGGGCGAAGACGGCTACGTCTCGATCCAGGCCTACGTGAACCGCATCGACGTCCCGCAGCTGCATGGCCTCCGAGAGCTCGTCGCCGCGGACGCGGGGCGACCGGCCACATTCGGGTGGGGACCCCGCTTCCTGCACTCCACCGGCCAGTACCACAAGGGCGGCCCTGCACAGGGCGTGTTCGTGCAGATCCTCGAGCGGACGGACGTCGATCTCGAGATCCCCGACCGCCCGTTCACGTTCGGTCAGCTCATCCAGGCACAGGCCGCGGGCGACGCGGCCGTTCTCGCCGATCATGGCCGTCCGGTCGTCACGCTGACGATCACCGACTCGTCGGCTGACGTCCTCACCCTTTTCGAAGCAGCCCAGAAGTAACAGCCAGGAGAATCCCCCACCGATGTCTGTTCCCATCTCGCGCGGGCACAACCCGCTGCGCGACCCTGACGATCGTCGCCTCAACCGGATCGCGGGGCCCAGCGCCCTCGTGATCTTCGGTGTGACCGGTGATCTCTCGCGCAAGAAGCTCATGCCCGCGGTCTACGACCTCGCCAACCGCGGCCTGCTGCCGCCCGGATTCGCCCTCGTCGGGTTCGCCCGCCGTGACTGGGAGGATCAGGACTTCGCGAAGGTCGTCTACGACGCCGTCAAGCAGCACGCCCGCACGCCCTTCCGCGAGGAGACCTGGGAGCAGCTGCTCCAGGGAATCCGGTTCGTCTCGGGCGAGTTCGACAACCCCGCATCCTTCGCCAAGCTCCGGGAGACCGTCGACCAGCTCGACACCGAGCGCGGCACGATGGGAAACCACGCCTTCTACCTGTCGATCCCGCCGAAGTCCTTCGCGGTGGTCGCGCAGCAGCTCAAGGACTCGGGACTCGTCGGCGAGGATCAGGGCGAGGACCGCTGGCGCCGCGTCGTCATCGAGAAGCCCTTCGGTCACGACCTCGAATCCGCTCGCGAGCTGAACGAAGCCCTCGAAGTCGCGTTCTCGGCCGACTCGATCTTCCGCATCGACCACTACCTCGGCAAGGAGACGGTCCAGAACATCCTGGCGCTGCGCTTCGCGAACGAGCTGTACGAGCCGATCTGGAACCGCAACTACGTCGACCACGTGCAGATCACGATGGCCGAGGACATCGGCGTCGGCGGCCGCGCCGGCTACTACGACGGCGTGGGCGCTGCCCGTGACGTCATCCAGAACCACCTTCTGCAGCTCCTCGCCCTCACGGCGATGGAGGAGCCCATCAGCCTCTCGGCCGAGCATCTGCGGGCTGAGAAGGAGAAGGTGCTCGCGGCCGTGCACGTGCCGGACGACCTGGCGCTCGCGACCGCCCGCGGGCAGTACGCCGGCGGCTGGCAGGGCGGCGAGAAGGTGACCGGCTTCCTCGACGAGGAGGGCATGGACCCGGAGTCCGCCACCGAGACCTATGCCGCGATCAAGCTCGAGATCGACACGCGCCGCTGGTCGGGCGTGCCGTTCTACCTGCGCACCGGCAAGCGTCTCGGCCGCCGCGTGACCGAGGTCGCCGTCGTGTTCAAGCGCGCCCCGGAGCACCTGTTCGGCCGCAGCAACACCTCGGAACTCGGGCAGAATGCGCTCGTCATCCGCGTGCAGCCCGACGAGGGCGTCACGCTCCGCTTCGGCTCCAAGGTCCCCGGCAACGGCACCAACGTGCGTGACGTGACGATGGACTTCGGCTACGGCCACGCCTTCACCGAGGCGAGCCCCGAGGCGTACGAGCGGCTGATCCTGGACGTCCTGCTGGGCGACCCTCCCCTGTTCCCCCGCCACGAGGAGGTCGAGCTCTCCTGGAAGATCCTCGACCCGGTGGAGAAGTTCTGGGCCGCAGAGGGCGGTCCTGTCGAGCAGTACGCATCCGGTTCCTGGGGCCCGGCATCCGCCGACGCCCTGCTGGCCCGCGACGGACGAGTCTGGAGACGACCGTGATCATCGACCTTCCCGACACGACCGTCAGCCAGGTCGCGAAGAACCTCGTCAAGGCGCGCGAAGAAGGCGGCGTGGTCGCCCTCGGGCGCGTGCTCACCCTGGTGATCTCGGCGCGCAACGGCGTCGCAGAAGCCGCCATCGACGCTGCGAACGACGCCTCTCGCGAGCACCCCATGCGGGTGATCGTGCTCACGACCGGTGACGGCGAGTCCCGTCTCGACGCGCAGATCCGCGTCGGCGGCGACGCCGGGGCGAGCGAGGTCGTCGTGCTCCGTGCATACGGCGAAGCCGCCAGCAACGAGGAGAGCCTGATCACCGGTCTCCTGCTGCCTGACGCTCCCGTCGTCGCCTGGTGGCCCGAGGACGCGCCGGCCGCGCCATCGGCGTCGCCCCTCGGACGCATCGCACAGCGCCGGATCACGGATGCCGCGACGGCGTCCGACGTGCGCGAGCGCCTGGACCTTCTGGGCGCGACGCACGCACCCGGCGACACGGACCTCGCCTGGACCCGTCTCACGCACTGGCGTGAGCAGCTCGCCGCCGTGCTCGACCAGCCGCCGTTCGACGAGGTCACGGCCGTCGAGGTCCGCGGGGCCTCCGCGTCGCCCTCGACGGCGCTGCTCGCCGCGTGGCTGCAGATGGCTCTCGACGTGCCGGTGCGCTGGTCGTACGAAGATCCGGAGAACTGGCAGGAGGGCATCAAGTCCGTGCGGCTCACGCGCGCGGCGGGAGACATCCTGCTCGAGCGTCCGGCGCCTGGCATCGCGGTGCTCACGCAGCCCGATCAGCCGAACCACGACCTGCATCTGCCGCGGCGCACTCTCCGGGAGTGCCTCGCGGAGGAGCTGCGTCGCCTCGACCCCGACGTCCTGTACGGTCGAGTCATCACCGAGGGCTGGGAGAAGCTGGGTCCGCCCGAGACAGGAGAATGATGTCGATG includes:
- the zwf gene encoding glucose-6-phosphate dehydrogenase produces the protein MSVPISRGHNPLRDPDDRRLNRIAGPSALVIFGVTGDLSRKKLMPAVYDLANRGLLPPGFALVGFARRDWEDQDFAKVVYDAVKQHARTPFREETWEQLLQGIRFVSGEFDNPASFAKLRETVDQLDTERGTMGNHAFYLSIPPKSFAVVAQQLKDSGLVGEDQGEDRWRRVVIEKPFGHDLESARELNEALEVAFSADSIFRIDHYLGKETVQNILALRFANELYEPIWNRNYVDHVQITMAEDIGVGGRAGYYDGVGAARDVIQNHLLQLLALTAMEEPISLSAEHLRAEKEKVLAAVHVPDDLALATARGQYAGGWQGGEKVTGFLDEEGMDPESATETYAAIKLEIDTRRWSGVPFYLRTGKRLGRRVTEVAVVFKRAPEHLFGRSNTSELGQNALVIRVQPDEGVTLRFGSKVPGNGTNVRDVTMDFGYGHAFTEASPEAYERLILDVLLGDPPLFPRHEEVELSWKILDPVEKFWAAEGGPVEQYASGSWGPASADALLARDGRVWRRP
- the tal gene encoding transaldolase codes for the protein MSTPTADLAAAGVSIWLDDLSRARINSGNLTELIETRNVVGVTTNPTIFANAITNPDDTSYDAQVTELAASGATAEEAVFAATTQDVAAALDVFRPVWEASNHVDGRVSIEVSPDLAHDTEGTVAQAKELWAKVDRPNLLVKIPATKAGLPAIAQAIGAGISVNVTLIFSLERYAEVIDAYLTGLETAKAAGIDLSTIESVASFFVSRVDTETDKRLSAIGTPEAEALKSKAGLANARLAYELYEQTFAGDRAKALLEAGANLQRPLWASTGVKDPALPDTLYVTELVAQGVVNTMPEKTLEATFDHGVVTGDTITGGYEEARAVFAGLAELGIDFADVTQVLEDEGVAKFIDSWHDLLTQVKEGLEAQR
- a CDS encoding glucose-6-phosphate dehydrogenase assembly protein OpcA yields the protein MIIDLPDTTVSQVAKNLVKAREEGGVVALGRVLTLVISARNGVAEAAIDAANDASREHPMRVIVLTTGDGESRLDAQIRVGGDAGASEVVVLRAYGEAASNEESLITGLLLPDAPVVAWWPEDAPAAPSASPLGRIAQRRITDAATASDVRERLDLLGATHAPGDTDLAWTRLTHWREQLAAVLDQPPFDEVTAVEVRGASASPSTALLAAWLQMALDVPVRWSYEDPENWQEGIKSVRLTRAAGDILLERPAPGIAVLTQPDQPNHDLHLPRRTLRECLAEELRRLDPDVLYGRVITEGWEKLGPPETGE
- a CDS encoding glucose-6-phosphate isomerase; protein product: MTFALHASGAAKAAIDETVPGLVHDLVASRITNGDATLWGADAEAEASVRLGWVEAVTVSRPLVAEIVALREEFARKGVTRVVLAGMGGSSLAPEVIAQTARLELTILDSTAPGQVLAALDDGIENTVLVVSSKSGSTIETDSQRRTFEAAFRDLGIDPVERIVVVTDPGSPLDVSARAAGYRVFNADPNVGGRYSALTAFGLVPSGLAGVDVAELLDEAEASLLEVAVDSAENPALRLAAAIAATSPRRDKLGLVTDGTHIEGLPDWIEQLIAESTGKQGTGILPVVLLPVSPELDATPTDLQIVRLVDDANEFHLREQHPGEILVSGTLGAQFIVWEYATAIAGHLLGINPFDQPDVESAKVAARGLLDVRPEPTAPVFVENGVEVRVSDAALAASGTVEGVLDALWARLGEDGYVSIQAYVNRIDVPQLHGLRELVAADAGRPATFGWGPRFLHSTGQYHKGGPAQGVFVQILERTDVDLEIPDRPFTFGQLIQAQAAGDAAVLADHGRPVVTLTITDSSADVLTLFEAAQK